From the genome of Pseudoxanthomonas sp.:
GGGCGGGTCGGCCCACAGGTCGTCGTTGTACATCGGCAGTTCGTCCAGCGCGACCGGCAGCAGCTGCAATCGATCGCCAGCCAATGCAGCCAGTGCATGCACCAGCTTGCGGTTGATCGAATCGCGGCGCAGCGACCCGATCAGCACGGCCACGGTAGGGGAAGACGTCGACGACATGGCAGGCACCTGAGTGTGTGGAAGGCCGCTACGGTGACAGATGCGGCGTCAAGACGAGGATGCGTCCACGCAGCCCATCCGCCACGCCACCGAACCATGTCCAGGCCGCGATGCGCGGCGCGATAATCGGGCTCCCCACGCCAACACCGATCCCATGTCCGTCGAACGCATCCTGGACACCCGTCTTCATCAGCGCATCGTCTCCGCCGAAACCGCCGCCGCCATGATCCAGCCGGGCGAAACCGTCGCCATGAGCGGTTTCACCGGTTCGGGCTACCCCAAGGCCGTGCCACTGGCATTGGCCCAGCGCATTGAAGCGGCGCACCTGGCCAACCAGCCCTTCCAGATCAAACTGATGACCGGCGCCTCGACCGCACCCGAGCTGGATGGCGCGCTGGCCAAGGCCGAGGGCATCGCGCTGCGGATGCCGTTCCAGACCGATCCCGATGCCCGCAACCGCATCAACGCCGGCACCCTGGACTACATCGACATCCACCTGAGCCATGTCGCCCAGCATGTGTGGTTCGGCTTCTATGGCGAGATCGACACCGCGGTGGTCGAAGTCTCTGCCATCCGCGAAGACGGCGCGCTGGTGCCATCCACCTCGGTCGGCAACAACAAGACCTGGCTCGACCTTGCCAAGAAAGTGATCATCGAGGTCAACGAATGGCAGCCGTCGGCGATCGAGGGCATGCACGATGTGTACTACGGCACCGCGCGTCCGCCGCACCGCAAGCCGATCCCGCTGGAACACGGCGATGACCGCATCGGCCAGACCACGCTGCGCTGCGACCCGGACAAAATCGTCGCGGTGGTCCGCACCAATGGCCCGGACCGCAACAGCCCGTTCAGTCCAGCCGACGAGAACAGCCGCCTGATCGCCGGCCACCTGATCGAGTTCTTCAAGCACGAAGTCGCCAGGGGACGCCTGCCGGCCAACCTGCTGCCGCTGCAGTCCGGCGTGGGCAACATTCCCAACGCGGTGCTGGCCGGGCTGGCCGACAGCGGCTTCCGCGACCTGGAGGCCTTCACCGAGGTGATCCAGGACGGCATGCTGGACCTGCTCAAATCCGGCGTGCTGCGCTACGCCTCGTGCACCGGTTTCGCCTTGAGCCCGGCCGCCAACGAGGAATTCAAGCGCGACATCGATTTCTACCGGCAGCGCATCGTCATGCGCACCCAGGAGATCTCCAACCACCCCGAGCTGGTGCGGCGCCTGGGCTGCATCGGCATGAACGGCATGATCGAAGCCGACCTGTACGGCAACGTCAATTCCACCCATGTGATGGGCACGCGGATCATGAATGGCATCGGCGGGTCCGGCGACTTCGCCCGCAACGGTTTCCTGTCCACGTTCCTGAGCCCATCGACTGCCAAGAACGGGACCATCTCGGCCATCGTGCCGATGGTCAGCCACGTCGATCACACCGAGCACGACGTGGCGATCATCGTCACCGAGCAGGGCCTGGCCGATCTCCGCGGCCTGTCGCCCAAGCAGCGCGCGCGGGTGGTGATCGACCAGTGCGTGCACCCGGATTTCCGCCCGCAGCTTGAAGACTATTTCGATCGCGCCTGCCACCACAGCTACGGCAAGCACACCCCGCACCTGCTGCCTGAGGCACTGTCCTGGCACCAGCGCTGGCTGGACACCGGCAGCATGCGCGCCTGACGCACACCTGCCGGCCAGTGGCGCGCGCCTTGCCGGCATCGCCACGCGCCACTGGTTACCCTGTGCCGATGAAGTCGAGACCACCCGCGTTCTCGCAGGACCATGACGCCCTGCTCGCCTCGCTGGCCGCCACGCCGGACCTGCTGCTGATCCAGGACCTGGACGGCGTGTGCATGGAACTGGTGCGCGATCCGCTGACCCGGCGGATCGAGCGTCGCTACCTGGACGCGGCACATGCACTGAATGGCAGTTTCCAGGTGCTGACCAATGGCGAACACATCGGCACGCGCGGCGTGAATGCCATCGTCGACCGCGTGTTCGACGCCGATGCCGGCACGCACGGCCGCTATCTGCCCGGACTGGCCGCCGGTGGCGTGCAGCACCAGGACCGGCACGGGCAGGTGCGTCATCCGGGCGTGAGCGAAGCCGAGCTGGCGTTCCTGCAGACGGTGCCGATGCGCGCCACGCGCTTCCTGTCATCGCTGCTGCTGGGCGCGCCGTATCACGTCGAACCACACCAGCTGGCCTCGCTGGTGCATGCGGCCGTGCTGGACAATCCAGCCTCGCCGACGCTCAACCTCAACGTGCTGCATCGGCATTTCGATGCACAGCCAGGCCTGTACGCACAGCTGCAACGGCAGGTGCAGGCCTTCGGCCAGTCGCTGCTGCACGATGCCCATGCGGAAGGCCTGGAGGGCGCGTTCTTCATCCATTACGCGCCCAACCTGGGCCGCGATGCCGATGGCGTCGAGCGCCTCAAGCCCGCCGATGCACACAGCGCCGGCACCACCGACTTCCAGTGCATGCTCACCGGCGCGGTCAAGGAGACCGGCGTGCTGGCGCTGTTGAACCAGCACATCCACCAGCGCAGCGGACGCTGGCCGCTGGGCGAGGACTTCAACGTGCGCCGGGCACCGCGCTCCATCGATGCGCTGGTGGCGTTGGCCAAGGAGAAAATCGAACCGACCGACATGCCGCGCATCGTCGGCGTCGGCGACACGGTCACCAGCGTCGCACAGACTGTCGATGGACAGACGCAATGGCTGCGCGGCGGCAGCGACCGCGGCTTCCTCACCCTGATCCAGCGTCTGGGCGAGGCCTTCGGCACCGACAACCGCGTGCTCTACATCGACAGCAGCGGCGGTGAAGTGCTGCGCCCGGCGCTGGATGCGGCGCAGCTGCGGCGCAGCGCCGACGATGCTTCACTGTCAGCCCACGAGGCAGCGGCCGGCATCACCGATGCCGACGATCCGCTGCGACTGGACGTGGTGTTTCCCGGTGGGCATGCGCAGTACGTGGATTTCTTCTGCGCGCTGGCGCAGCGACGTGGTGCCTGATGCCTGCGATGGGCCGCTCCTACGGTTCCGGCAGCAGCGCCAGCGCGCGCTGGATGTCGTCGGCCGAGCGCGGGCGGATCATCCGCGCCACTTCCACGCCATCGCGCATCAGCACGATGGTCGGCCACAGCTTGACCCGGAACGTGCGTCCCAGCGGCCGGCCGCGGCCGTCTTCCACCTTGACGTGGGTGATGTCGGGGCGGGCGTCGAACGCCTGCTGCAGCGGCGACTGCGCGGAAATGCAGTGCGGGCACCAAGCGGTGCCGAATTCCACCGCAGTGATGCCGGACATCGCATCAATCTGTTCGCGCGCCGGTTCCGGCGTGGCAAAGCGTCCGGTGTAGGCCATCGTTCGCCCCTCCCAAGGCGGGTTGATCGGGCCACCCTACCTGCCCGCGCATGACGCGTGCACGAATGGCGGCTACAGCGAACGCACGTAGAGGTGCTTGCCGCCGTTGGCGCCCGGCGCCGGACGCTCTTCCACCGCGAAATGCTTGGACTGGCTGCGGAACAACCCGCTCAGCTTGGCGTGGCCATACAGGCGCTGGTCGAAGTCCGGGCGGATCTTGTTGAGATAGCCGCCGACCGTGCCCAGGAACGCCCAGCCCGATTCGTCGGAAGCTTCCTCGATGGCCTGGCGCAGCAGCGACAGCGGCGGCGTGCTGCCCTTGGCCTGCGCGGGTGCAACCACCGGCGCCTCTAGGTCGGGACCGGTCGCTTTGACCGCGGCACGCTTTTTGGCCGGCTTGGGCGCGGCGACCACGCGCGCGGTTTCCTGCGGCTCGGCCATGCGCAGCACGTCGTTGTAGATGAACTTGTCGCAGGCCTGGACGAAGGCGTCGGGCGTCTTGCGCTCGCCGAAGCCATAGACCACCAGGCCTTCCTCGCGCAGGCGCTGCGCCAGCCGGGTGAAGTCGCTGTCGCTGGACACCAGGCAGAAGCCATCGAAGCGATGCGTGTACAGCAGGTCCATCGCATCGATGATCAGCGAACTGTCGGTGGCGTTCTTGCCGCTGGTGTAGGCGAACTGCTGCACCGGCGCGATCGAATGCTTGAGCAGCGCGGCCTTCCATTGGGTCATGCGGGTGCTGGTGAAGTCACCATAGATGCGCTTGACGCTGGCCACGCCGTACTTGGCCACTTCCGCCAGCAGGCCTTCGATCACCGAAGGCTGGGCGTTGTCGGCATCGATCAACACGGCCAGGCGCTGCTGGTCGTCGTCGGCATCGGGCTTGAGCGAGGTCTTGTTTTTCATGGGCATTCCCGGCAGTGCAGATGGCATCGTACTGCGATGCCCTGCAACAGGATGTCGACCGGCGGAAACTGTTCCGGACATGCATCTCACCCGGGTGCGCTGCGCTTACCAGGGCTACGCACCGTAGAGCCGAGCTTGCTCGGCTGGGCCTTTCCCAGCGACCCGGCCGGAGAGCAGCCGAGCAAGCTCGGCCCTACGGGAATCGGGCGCGTCCAGACATAGGAGCGGACATGACCGCGACGCCCCTCACTGTGAAACCCAATCGCGCCCATGTCCCCCGAAGATGGGAAAAAAGCGCTCCTACGCTCGCCGCCGCCTGCGCCACCAAAGCACCGGCAGGGCCAGGATTACGATTGCCGCCAGCGCCAGCACCGTCATGCGCACCGCGATGCCGTGCTGGAACACCAGTTCCTTGCCGGTCCCGTCGAGCGTGTAGACCACCAGCGCGTCGTCCAGCTTGCCGAAGCCTTCGCGCCCGCCGGCGGCAATGGCGATGTATTGCCGGCCCTTCACCGCATACACCGATGGCGTGGCGTGTCCGCCAGCCGGAAGCTTGGTGTCCCACAGCAGTTCACCGCTGGCGGTATCGAAGGCGCGCAGCCGCGAATCACCGGTCGCGGCGATGAAGGTCAGACCGCTGGCGGTGGTCACCGCGCCACCGAGCAGCGGCATGCCGACGTCCAGCGGCAGCCAGGGCAGCACGTCTTCCAGCGTGCCCAAGGGGCGCTCCCATGCGACGGTGCGCGTGCGCAGGTTCACCGCCACCAGCTTGCCCCACGGCGGTGCCACGCATGGCGTGCCCTTGGGCGAGAGCAGCGCGCCGCGGCGCATGGCGTAGGGCGTGCCGTCCATGCCGTTGAATTCCTGGCCGGGGAAGCGCTCGCGCGCCTGTTCGGACGTCAGCGCCTCGTAGTCGGCACGCGGGATCAGCGCGACCTGCATCGGCAGGTCCATCACCGGCAGGATCGCCAGCTGCCGCTGCGGGTCCACTGCGATCCCGCCCCAGTTCACCCCGCCGGCCCAGCCGGGCAGCGCGATGGTCCCGCGCACGCTGGGCGGGGTGAAGATGCCTTCCGAGCGCAGGCCGCCGATCAGGTCGGCACAAGCCTGGCGCGAACTGGGCAGCACGCCCCAGGCGTCGGCCGCAGTGATCGGCGCATGCCGGGCCAGGCGCAGCGCGGGCTCCGGCATGGGCTGGGTCGGCGAGGCGTGTTCGCCGGGCACATCCGAGGCCGGCACCGGCACTTCGCTGATCGGGAACACCGGCTCGCCGGTACGCCGGTCGAAGGCGAACAGGAAGCCGGTCTTGGTCGCCTGCAGCACCGCTTCGCGCGGGCCCTGCGCGGTCTGCACCGTGGCCAGCGTCGGCTGCGAGGCCAGGTCGTAATCCCACAGGTCGTGGTGCACCAGTTGCTGCGCCCACACCCGGCGCCCGGTTTTGGCGTCCAGCGCGACCAGTGAGTTGGCATCGCGGTTGTCGCCCGCACGCTCGCCGCCGTAATAGTCCGGGCTGGCCGAGCCGGTGGGCACGTAGACCAGGCCCAGCGCCGGGTCCACCGACAGCGGTGGCCAGGCGTTGGCCGAACCCACCGTGGCGGCCTGTTCGACCTGCCAGCCGCTGGCGCGCGGATCGTCCGTGTTGCGCGGCACCGGATCCCAGCGCCACAGCTGCCGGCCGCTGCGCACGTCGTAGCCGCGCACCACGCCCTGCTCCTGCGTGTGCGCGCGGTTGTCGCCGACCGAACTGCCACTCACCAGCACGTCGCCAGCGACCACCGGCGGCGAGGTCACCGCGTAGTTGCGCCAGGGCTTGTCGGGTTCGTCGATGCTGTCGATGCCCACGTGCAGGTCGACCATGCCGCCATCACCGAAGCCGCGGCACGGCTGGCCGTTGGCCGCATCCAGCGCGACCAGCCGCGCATCCAGCGTGCCGAACACGATCCGCGCGGCGCAGGCCGCACCGGCGGTCGCCTGCGGATCGCGCCAAAAGGTGACCCCGCGCGAGGCCGGGTCGCTGTAATGCTTGTCGCGGGCGATCTTCGGGTCGAACGACCACAGCTTCGCCCCGCTCGCCGCATCCAGCGCGAACACGATGTCGGTGCCGGTGGTCAGGTACATCCGCCCGTCCACGACCAGCGGATTGGCCTCGAACCGCATCCGCTCAGGGTCGGACAGGCCGGCGCCTTTCTCGCCGGTGTGGAACGACCAGGCCACCTTCAGGCGGCCGACATTGCCCGGCGTGACCTGGGTCAGCGGCGAGAACTGGCCGCCGCCCGGCGCGCCGCCGTAATGCGCCCAGTCGCCTTCGGCCGCCGTGCCGGCACCGGCCAGCCATGCCAGCGCCGCCCCGGTTGCCCATGCCATCCATCCACGCATGACCCGCTCCCACCTTGTGTCGATGGGCAAGTCTGGGCGCCTCGTCACCACACCCGCCAGCGGTCAGTGACCGGCCCACGTCCCTCCGGGACGAACCGCGGGCACAGAGGGATGAATCCCGGGGCGAATCACGCCGCGAGGACGGCGACGCGGGTCCGTCGCACTGGACCAGCCCGGACTTACCGCACCAGCGACCAGGCGACAGCATCACCGGCACGCATCGGCACGCAGGTCGAGCCAGCCAGCGGAATGGTGGCCGGCACCGTCCACGGCGTCCGCTCCAGCATGATGCGGTCCTGGTTGCGCGGCAGGCGATAGAAATCGGGGCCATGGAAGCTGGCGAAGGCTTCCAGCCGGTCGAGTCGACCGACCTGCTCGAACGCTTCGGCGTACAGCTCGATCCCGGCATGCGCGGTGTACAGCCCGGCGCAGCCGCAGGACGTCTCCTTGGTCTCGCGCGCATGCGGCGCGCTGTCGGTGCCCAGGAAGAAATGCGGATCACCACTGGTCGCCGCTTCCAGCAAGGCCTGGCGATGGGTTTCGCGCTTGAGGATCGGTGCGCAGTAGTTGTGCGGGCGGATGCCGCCTTCAAACAGCGCATTGCGATTGAGCAGCAGGTGATGCGCGGTGATGGTGGCCGCGACGTTGGCCGGCGCGCTGGTGACGAAGTCCACGGCATGCTTCGTGGTGATGTGCTCCAGGACCATGCGCAGCCCTGGGAAGCGCGCCTGCAGCGGCAGCAGGTGGCGTTCGATGAAGATCTGCTCGCGGTCGAAGATGTCGACCGCAGGATCGGTCACCTCGCCGTGCAGCAGCAGCGGCAATGCGTGCTTCTCCATCGCCTCCAGCACTGCATGCACGCGCGACAGTTCACGCACGCCCGACTGCGAATTGGTGGTCGCGCCAGCCGGGTAGTACTTCACCGCGAAGACACTGTCGCTGGCCTTGGCCCGCGCGATCTCTTCCGGCGCGGTGTCCTCGGTCAGGTACAGCGTCATCAGCGGCTGGAACGCCGAACCGGCCGGCAGGCAATCGAGAATGCGCTGACGGTAGGCTTCGGCCTGCGCCACGGTGGCCACCGGCGGCTTGAGGTTGGGCATCACGATGGCGCGTGCGAACCGCTCGGCGGTGTGGCCGACCACCGATGCCAGGGCATCGCCATCGCGCAGATGCAGGTGCCAGTC
Proteins encoded in this window:
- a CDS encoding acetyl-CoA hydrolase/transferase family protein; translation: MSVERILDTRLHQRIVSAETAAAMIQPGETVAMSGFTGSGYPKAVPLALAQRIEAAHLANQPFQIKLMTGASTAPELDGALAKAEGIALRMPFQTDPDARNRINAGTLDYIDIHLSHVAQHVWFGFYGEIDTAVVEVSAIREDGALVPSTSVGNNKTWLDLAKKVIIEVNEWQPSAIEGMHDVYYGTARPPHRKPIPLEHGDDRIGQTTLRCDPDKIVAVVRTNGPDRNSPFSPADENSRLIAGHLIEFFKHEVARGRLPANLLPLQSGVGNIPNAVLAGLADSGFRDLEAFTEVIQDGMLDLLKSGVLRYASCTGFALSPAANEEFKRDIDFYRQRIVMRTQEISNHPELVRRLGCIGMNGMIEADLYGNVNSTHVMGTRIMNGIGGSGDFARNGFLSTFLSPSTAKNGTISAIVPMVSHVDHTEHDVAIIVTEQGLADLRGLSPKQRARVVIDQCVHPDFRPQLEDYFDRACHHSYGKHTPHLLPEALSWHQRWLDTGSMRA
- the stpA gene encoding glucosylglycerol 3-phosphatase → MKSRPPAFSQDHDALLASLAATPDLLLIQDLDGVCMELVRDPLTRRIERRYLDAAHALNGSFQVLTNGEHIGTRGVNAIVDRVFDADAGTHGRYLPGLAAGGVQHQDRHGQVRHPGVSEAELAFLQTVPMRATRFLSSLLLGAPYHVEPHQLASLVHAAVLDNPASPTLNLNVLHRHFDAQPGLYAQLQRQVQAFGQSLLHDAHAEGLEGAFFIHYAPNLGRDADGVERLKPADAHSAGTTDFQCMLTGAVKETGVLALLNQHIHQRSGRWPLGEDFNVRRAPRSIDALVALAKEKIEPTDMPRIVGVGDTVTSVAQTVDGQTQWLRGGSDRGFLTLIQRLGEAFGTDNRVLYIDSSGGEVLRPALDAAQLRRSADDASLSAHEAAAGITDADDPLRLDVVFPGGHAQYVDFFCALAQRRGA
- a CDS encoding thioredoxin family protein, translated to MAYTGRFATPEPAREQIDAMSGITAVEFGTAWCPHCISAQSPLQQAFDARPDITHVKVEDGRGRPLGRTFRVKLWPTIVLMRDGVEVARMIRPRSADDIQRALALLPEP
- a CDS encoding NYN domain-containing protein translates to MKNKTSLKPDADDDQQRLAVLIDADNAQPSVIEGLLAEVAKYGVASVKRIYGDFTSTRMTQWKAALLKHSIAPVQQFAYTSGKNATDSSLIIDAMDLLYTHRFDGFCLVSSDSDFTRLAQRLREEGLVVYGFGERKTPDAFVQACDKFIYNDVLRMAEPQETARVVAAPKPAKKRAAVKATGPDLEAPVVAPAQAKGSTPPLSLLRQAIEEASDESGWAFLGTVGGYLNKIRPDFDQRLYGHAKLSGLFRSQSKHFAVEERPAPGANGGKHLYVRSL
- a CDS encoding pyrroloquinoline quinone-dependent dehydrogenase, whose translation is MRGWMAWATGAALAWLAGAGTAAEGDWAHYGGAPGGGQFSPLTQVTPGNVGRLKVAWSFHTGEKGAGLSDPERMRFEANPLVVDGRMYLTTGTDIVFALDAASGAKLWSFDPKIARDKHYSDPASRGVTFWRDPQATAGAACAARIVFGTLDARLVALDAANGQPCRGFGDGGMVDLHVGIDSIDEPDKPWRNYAVTSPPVVAGDVLVSGSSVGDNRAHTQEQGVVRGYDVRSGRQLWRWDPVPRNTDDPRASGWQVEQAATVGSANAWPPLSVDPALGLVYVPTGSASPDYYGGERAGDNRDANSLVALDAKTGRRVWAQQLVHHDLWDYDLASQPTLATVQTAQGPREAVLQATKTGFLFAFDRRTGEPVFPISEVPVPASDVPGEHASPTQPMPEPALRLARHAPITAADAWGVLPSSRQACADLIGGLRSEGIFTPPSVRGTIALPGWAGGVNWGGIAVDPQRQLAILPVMDLPMQVALIPRADYEALTSEQARERFPGQEFNGMDGTPYAMRRGALLSPKGTPCVAPPWGKLVAVNLRTRTVAWERPLGTLEDVLPWLPLDVGMPLLGGAVTTASGLTFIAATGDSRLRAFDTASGELLWDTKLPAGGHATPSVYAVKGRQYIAIAAGGREGFGKLDDALVVYTLDGTGKELVFQHGIAVRMTVLALAAIVILALPVLWWRRRRRA
- the pyrC gene encoding dihydroorotase, coding for MTSTRLEITRPDDWHLHLRDGDALASVVGHTAERFARAIVMPNLKPPVATVAQAEAYRQRILDCLPAGSAFQPLMTLYLTEDTAPEEIARAKASDSVFAVKYYPAGATTNSQSGVRELSRVHAVLEAMEKHALPLLLHGEVTDPAVDIFDREQIFIERHLLPLQARFPGLRMVLEHITTKHAVDFVTSAPANVAATITAHHLLLNRNALFEGGIRPHNYCAPILKRETHRQALLEAATSGDPHFFLGTDSAPHARETKETSCGCAGLYTAHAGIELYAEAFEQVGRLDRLEAFASFHGPDFYRLPRNQDRIMLERTPWTVPATIPLAGSTCVPMRAGDAVAWSLVR